GTAATCTACTTTAGTCTTGTATTGTTATATATGTTATGGAGAATGAATCAGTTTGTGATAAGCTTACCAGTTAGAAGTAACAAACCTTCTCGCCATGTTGAGATaacaacaatatatatatatatataagccatcTGAATGGCATGCAAACAAGAAACAGTGCATCACAACTTGGAAAACATTCAGCTTCTCATCTGAATGGCATGTTTGATCCTTCTTTAAGCAGGATGGGCGAGTGTCCGAACTGGAGAGGTAGGGCACGTGTGCCGATGGCATCGATCCGATGTCGCGAACACGTGCCCTGCTTCTCCAGCACGGCTTGCCCGACCCTTTTCTCCAGCTCCTTCGACGTCGAACATGGCCCAATTCCCTTCACTTGTCGGAGAGAAGGTACATCATCACAAGGAGGATTACTTGCACCACTGCCAATTTATACATGAGAGACCTCCACAAAACTAGCTGTAGCTTTGTGAACATAGGCTATCATGTTGGTAACTTACAAGGATTAGGCTGCCTAAAAGAATTGTAGTTGATTAGAAGAGGTTATGATTTCTGGAGATGTGGGAGGACATGGCTGTCTACCTAGCACCTACCTCAAAGGCACTTTGATCAATGGCAGACCACCCACCATGACTCTTTAGAAAGTTCAGGGAAGTGGGAACAATGATTGCTACTATCCAATCTATAATGTGACTAATGTCTGGTTGCACCAGAACTGGTGAATCAGGCCGGCAGCAATGGCTTCAACATGGCATTAGGCTAATGGTTTTGATCTGAAGTCGTCATGAGACACTTCTAATTGCTTGATGATTCCTTCTATTTATGGATGAGCTTAAGAAGCTTGACGTAAAGCACCATTTATGTGCGAACACGCATCCCGTCTATAAGAATTTTTCATTGGTCTAAGCCATTCTCAACTCATAAAAGATAAGTGAATGGATTTAAAAAAATACTTCTCTGATTGTTACTTTCAGGATAatactttgaatggtggagttATGTTTTCTTTCGGACGGTCCAATGGCTACCAAGTGCCGATGATCGTGATGTAATCCTTGAAAATTATAATCCAAAAGCATGCGTACTTATGACTTATGAGTAGTTCTAGATGCCTAACTCAACTCTTTTTAAGTTGTCAACGGCGACGGTTTGTATTATAGTGGTTCATGAGTGGCTATGTGGAATGCTTAATGACTAAAAGGTAATGATAAGAGTTTTTAATCCTTGTTGCATCCCATGATCACGGCTATTTGTAGGAACTAACTTTGATCGTTTGATGATGGAAATATGGGATTTagcacctttttttttctagtgTTTTCATCTTTAGTCTGCATGAATGCATGAAAAATGGCGATGCAGAGGAAAATGATGAATAGCTAATTTGTATTAGCATATTCAGAAGTGAATTACTTTGAAGACATATTCAGAAGCATCCACACGAGCTTTGGAATTCAAAATTAACATAGGCAATGAGcaaaatattagaaaaaaatttatgagaagTTTAGAAACATTATTTTACCAAAAAGCATATGAAATAATTAATGCATAAGGCTTGTTGAAATAAGAAGTAACATAGGAGGAAACAACAACATAGACTTGCAACAGGAACTGATACTGACTAATAACAATATTTACACAAAATTTTAAGCAGCTTGCAAATTTATAAATGGAACAgttagtgatttttttttttttggattggatTGCCAAGCTATTCAACCAAGGTTTCATGAATAACTATAGCTTCTGTTAATAATTTGTTAGTAATATGGAGAGCATGGATGAGATTGTAGAATTTATAGCGGTGTATTAGTGTCATTTAATGAGCATTACTTGATGTGAGTTCAGTCTCATTGGACGATGTCCAATTTTCATCAAATTTATTGGTCTTGCACATCTTGCATTAACTTCTCACCAAATTCTTCCATCCGAATTGCAATTTCTACCAATGAATGCAAAATCTATTACTTAATTTAGAGATGAACCCTGAGGACGGTCTAGGTTTCTCTGGTCAGAAATTGTAACCTGTAGTGCCATGATTATAATGAGGGCCCGGATTTGCAATTTCTTGTTCTTTGGTTCTTGGGGTTATACAAGTGTAGGAGTTACTTTTGTTCTCCTAGTCCAAGTCCTTTACATAGCGATTCCTTTACTTCATAGATCGATGAACTGATTTTGCTCGTAAGGaacggaaaaaagaaaaaacaaattagATGCTCCTCTTCCATTCgattagaaaaaataaagattgAACACAGCAGAATGCTCTTTATTGTCTGCCTCACTTAAGTTGTTCATATATTTCATTCGAAAAGTAGACATGTCAACTACTCATAGATATTTCATCTTTATCTGCCGAATCAAGACCATTATACTAGAACTCTTGAATAGAATGTGCATTAGCAAAACTGAGAACTGCTTAAAACAAGTTCAGTATCCATTTTTTTGAACTAACTACTATaatagcagcagcagcagcagcagcaaagaTACTTCAGATACATCAAGTTTAGGAGCTAAGGCTAGCCAAATCAAAGGGGAGTTTAAAGCAAACGTTAGAATCCCAGGGCTTCTTCCAAGCTAAGAAACTCTCCTGAGCAATTGTTATTTTTGTCTCCAGGCCCATTTACTAACAAGGAAGGGCCCTTAGGTGATGCACTTATCCATCACATGGATCCTCACCTTAGAGAGTTTTTTGGCCAAGATCCTGCAAGAGATGCTTAGAATTTTTTTAGGGCAGTGTAAAGATCCATCTTTAAACTAGAACAGTTGCCTCTTCCAGCTTTACCAGCAACTTTCACGCTATACTCGGTCTTTGCATggtaaaacaaatagagttatTGAGGACAATCATGGAAAGGAATACGGTAGCTGAAAAGAACTTTATACAGGTGACCCAATCACAGATGTGATGCATTCTAAATCAGGATGCAGGCAAAAAGAATTTTAAGGCAATCTGTAGGTACAATATGCTCGTCAAACTGGTATCCTTTCAggtacaaaaggaaaaaaatatattgtaCAGTACAAAAAGGTAGCTGTGAGCTCTCTTTGATTGGTAAAATCTGGAAATGCATATCGTGAAATGGAGGGGAACTAATGCTTTAACCAATGCCTGACCCAGAGAGGTATTTTTGTGCCAGGGAGAAGCAGGCTTCCTTCTGTTTCTTGTATTCATTGTAGCGAAGGAAGAAGTAATCAAGGTAATCAAAATCAATTGGAGACACCTGCGCCTATTTTTCATAGGAGGGAAACAGTTAGTTTCATATAAAATTTCAGGTCACCCAATTAGACTCCAGCaaaggataaaaaaataatacctGGATAAGAGCCCATAGAGCCCAGTAAATGTGTGATGCTAACCTAAAGGTATTTGTTTCAATGTACAGGGCTTCAAGATCTTTGTCAGGTACCTGTCAGCAACAATAAGCTATCTTAGTAATAGAGATGGAGTAGAAAGCAAGCACATGGCGCAGTATTTTTATTGCTAACAAGCATACAAACATGTACATGCACACATGCGcaaacatgcatgcatacatacatatatgcatatatacttaaatacatatgtacatatatacatacatacatacatacaatagTTCGTCTACTCACCTCCAGGAGGAATTGAGATATAAATCCTACTAACTCGAAATTGATAATGGATATTTTAGGTTGAAATTCTACATCGTTGATTATAATCTACATCATAAAAACTATCATAGAACCAAAATTCATATCTTTGGAAAGCCTCCTAAGTCCTAACCATACATCAAAACCACAATCGTCAACAATTGTAATAGGGTTAGTGTGGCAAACTACATCATAAggcatataaattaaaaatcaaAATCGCTAATCATGATCTACAAATAGTCCAAAATTCAATAGATTTGAATGCTTCCAAACTATAAATCATGTAAAACATCATATTAGTTATTAAAATGATATATTTTTGGACCACTTGATATATAGGCAAATGATCTTAAGAAGACAAGATTTTGGTTTCAAACTAATAGTTAATGCAAATCATGATCATCggtatagattcttcaatattaagtctctctctctatatatatatatgtgtgtgtgtgtgtagagaAAGAGAAGTAGACTTGGCTGCGCTCAAGTAGATTTCCACTCAAATTCAGTCAAGTCTAGATAGAACCATAAAGTCTCGCATTGATGTTCCGAGTTGTTGGATATAATATACTCACTCTAAACTTCTACATATAAaaaatcatgtgatttggaAATCCAATTTTTTCACATTACTTAAACTGTCTAATTTTTTTGGCTACTTCATGCATAGGTTAGGAGTTTCcggatcatatatatatatatatatatatatttgtgtgtgtatacatatatatacatacatacatacatatatatatatatatatatatatatatatatatatatatatatatatatatatatatatatacatgcatacatacatatacatacatacatacatacatacatacatatatatatatacacacacacacatatacatacatacatacatacatatatatatatttatatatatatatatatatatatatatatatatatattataaagtaATATGAATGGTTTCAGAAGTAGTAAAATTTATATGGGATAAATTAGGTGCAATGACAATGATAGTTCCCTTTCAACCATGGGGTGCAGAGACTACAACTTAATATGCTTCTTAAAGCTTCAAGTAATGAAATAAAGATCCATTCTGTACATCTTCAAGCTAAATATAGGGGTCAACATCGCCGTAAACATGATTAGCGCAGTATATGCTAAACCACTTTTCAGACAATACTCTAGGCGGTATAACAAAGGCATTAAAAAATGTCATAGGGTAGGGGACCAATGCATGGGTGATTAAGTGAAAAGACATATTGCATAAGACCAAAAAGAAGGTTCATTTAGTGGCAGAACTCTTGTGGTCGATGCAATTGGTCAATTTACAAATCCAAAAGGACCAAAAGAGAATAGGGTAACAAAGTAGAGCACTCTTTTTGCATTTATCCACGCTACTCCCACTTATCAATTCTATCACTTTCCTTTTCCAGCTTTCGAATCTACTGGTTGCATATAGACCTTAGAAGTCAAGACCAACAGTAATAAGTTTGGAGGAAAAGCGAGGGTGTGAGACAAGAAAAAAGGTATTTCTCCTTATCATCTGGTGGAGAAGGAAAGATGGCTTTTCCCCTCGTGCTACAAATTAAgcaaaggaggagaggagatcgAATTTTCTTCTCCACTAGCTGCGAATGAGCACATAGAGGAATTATACAAAAAAATCTGATGATAGAAATTCTTTTTAAGACTTAAAGCTGCCTCATTAACAGTTTGGATGCATTACTTAAATTCCACCTTGTAAATCAAGATAACTGAAGTTCCAATTAGCAGATTAAAAGGCCACTGTgtaaaaatgaagtaaaaaggaAAGCAAAACATAGTGGGAGTGCTAAAAGAAAAGGTTTTATGGCACTTTCTCGTAGTAGAGTTTGTTGATTTAGCAATACTATCATGTTGAACAAAAGGAAGCTGATGGACTAATGCAATGATATTATTAACAGTGTGAAGGGAAAGAGTATATTCTTACGTTCAAAAAATTACCAAAAGAAAAGTGAGATGGATTCCTCCCAAAaggattaataataataatctttTCTTTCCGGTTTCCTCTTTATGATAAGATTTCCACTATTAACATaaccaaataaaaaatttttgcAATAATCTCTAATGAAAATTACATGCAAACCTAACCATCAAATTCACGTACCTCATGCGGTCTATCAGGTCGCAAATAATTCCTGAAGAAATGATATTGCGCATTCTTTTCTGGGTACCTACATTACAATACATCCCCAGCAACTAATTATTCAGCAATGCATTTTTTTGAAGGCACAAAACATAGTGTTAAACTGATTGTCAAGAATGAGGGAGCATACAAGCTGTAGTCACAGTCAAAGCCTGCATATTCATTGAAGTGATTTGCAACGTCATAGCCTCTATAGCTGTATGACCCATACTCAAAATCAATGAAGTAGAGTTTCCCTAAAATTTTGATAGAATTGGCCATCCAAACACAATCAAATGATGTCAAATTTCCAAAAtgtaaaaaagaaacaaaaatagcTGGAAACTGAGGAACTGAAGGTAACAGTTACCTTCTTCATCATTTAGCATCAAATTCCCAGAAAGTAAATCATTATGCGCAAAGACCACAGGAGCATTTAGAAGGTCTGTTAATTCCTGACAGTAAATCACAAGGGATAAGAATTAAATATATACTTGACTACAATAAAACTCAAGATCTTTAAACCTTAAaggaaaccaagaaataaaaatgtaaaagttGAGATTACAAATACATTCCTGATAATCATATGAGAAAGCACAGTGCATATAAATCATTTTAAACAGATCAACCTCTTTTCTCCCATAAAAAAGGGTAGTGTGCAGTTCAATTCATTTCTCAGGAATAAAAGGAGATAAGTTAGTGCACTGTAATTGACAAAGATCTTCATACAAAATCTCAAATGCAATGGCAAAGCTGGTTTCACATGGATACCAATTCTTTCTTCTCCATAGCCAACATTATGCTATTGCAGTCATGATGTAAAAAGGTATGCATTCAACAGTTATATATATCGCTTTGTGCAAGAATATCTAACTCATAAGAGAAGTTGCAAAATTGTGCCAATGTCCTGTGAACTAAAAAAAGGCACCATCATTACAAAAATGTGTATTCAAGAGTATGGAAAGTGGCAACAAGAAGCAGTGAAGCACAATCATTACATCCCCAGAGAGAGTACCTTGAGTGCAATAATTTCATTGCAGATTTCTTTAAATGAAATTGTTTCATATTTAGCCTGCTTCTCATTGTCATCAAATTGTAACACCGCAGCTGCAACCAACATTTTCTTAAGTTAAGATGGATGTCAACAGAAGTATACAGAAGGAACCCAGAAGGCATGCAGATAAGAAAAGTACAATATAACTTATttatttgtctaattaaaaaggAAATATAAGGCCATAGGAGTGACTGGTGACCTTTTTCTAAGAACTTGAAGACATCATTCCACAGTTGTGCTTCACTAGAACCTGGTATATCCACTTGATGGAATTTATAAAGTTGCTTAGCAATTTCAGCAGCTATTTTAGGGTTACTCATGTCtgcaaatgcataaataaattcaGGTCAATGGAAGCaggatgcaaaaaaaaatattaaggaAAAATAAGGGGAAGAAACTTGAAATGTAGAAAATTGATAGAATAAAAATATCATTCCATGCAGTAGCGCATCATAGAGTACATACTGTTTCAGCCATTACTTGGAATAATACAGGGGGTGGGCCATGTGCCACACAACTGAGCTGTACTGCAGTATGAATGAAAATGCTACCAtctcttccaaagttcataataTGGACCAATTAAGAATGGAGAAAAGAAACAAGGATAAGCAGAGAGGCACCAAGCCTGCTGAACTCTGGTAAAGAAGTGGGATCCAAATTGGCACCAGAAGGGCAAAAACAAATACATGATCTATTTTGTAGTAATTTGGGTTCCTCACAATTTTTTAAGAGAATAGAAACCTAACATAATCTTTTTTATTCCAATTAACAGCCTAATTATCCCCTGTAGAACTGAAATCAACTATAAATAACAGGAAACCTTGTTAACATAGGCTCTTTATTGGATTATCATGATGAATTAATTCAACTTCTTCCAATGGACTGTACAACAATTAAGTGAACAACATTTAGACCCTATTAATGGTCCAGCATCCCCTTTGCCCAGGGTTACTAGTGTGCTTTAGTTCCAAAATAATGAAACAACTTTGTTGGTCCTGGTCAATCTCTTGCAACCCTATCATTATCAGATACTTCATACTTGCTCTTACCCCACTGCACCACCCGCACCACCCAAACCGCCcgcgcaaaaaaaaataataaaagaaaaaaatcacacAACCCATGAAGGAAATCCATTGGTTCAATAAATCAAATGAAATGCAGTTTGTTAGACTAAGAGCTAGCAGTTTATTTTAAATTCAGAAACTTGAAATAAGTGTACTTTGTCTATTTAATTGGCATTATATGACTGATAACAGGATGTGCTTACCTGATGGTGAAAGTGTACGAGCATTGATGAATGACTGAATAATGCCATTTTTAAATATTCCTAGCAATTTGGCACCAAATCCTGCTGCTGAGAGATATGGTATGGCCTAATAAGAATATTGGTAGCCAGTAAGCAATCAATTACATGCTATGCAATTAAAGGTCTAATAGAGAAGATAAGTTTCAATTTAGCTAACATTTACACAATACACCAAAATTTATGTATGAAATAGCGAAGAAACAGGGGTGGATAGCCAAAATTGAATCAAGGGAATTGGTGAGATACTAGCTGGCTACAGGATGGGATTGAGGACTGGGGATGAGGATTAGAGGTCTCCCCAACCCTCTTTTTGATCGTTCCTTCaatcttttttattattcttataCTTAATATAGAGATTGAATATTGATTGGGTTGGTGAAGCTTGCAGCCTGTGcatggaggagaggaagagaaaggaggggggaaggaggagaaagGAAAGAGGCAGAGaatgaagaagagcatcaacCTCATTAGGGCCTTGCAATGGCTTTAGGACCAAGAAAATCTTAGAACACTGGCCTGATTTGAGCCCAAGTATAATGATCCAGCCCCAACCACAGCTAAAAACAGGTTTGTTGTCTTAGAGAATCAATCAAGTGGATGAAAATGTCTTTCCTAGTATATCTCAATTCCCACCTTGACTAAAGGGTAAAAAGTGACAAGCAAACTAACGCCCAAATGCTGGGCGCCAATTTATTACCCAATGATGTAAGGAGACTCATGAAAACAATATGCATGTTACAGGACATCCAATCACAGGCCACTAAATGGAAGATGAAGTTGGCCTCGACTAAAAGACCAAGGCATTAGAACTCCAAGTTATTTGTATCCATGTGGGCTACATTCATGGCTACGTTCACTTCATGCAGAAGCTTAACCTCTAGATAGTGCAAAATAGATGCAAGAAAACATCAAAGAGCCATATGACAGAGATTTGAAACCCAAGGCTTCGCATCAAACTATGAACCCAATGGCACTGCAAGATTATAAAACCATTTAAACAAAATTAGACCATGACCGTGGTGCTTGCAGAAGGTGAAAAAACTTGGTTCTTAGTTGATGAGTTGCCCTTTAAAACTCTTCGCAAACTACGTTTCGGAAATGGGATCTAATATCCCATGTGAgttaaacatacttcatgaacaAGGAACTGGGAATTTAGATTGTGAAATACAACATACATGCAAGAAGACATCAAAATAGGGATTTCTAGAcagatttagcaaaatcttattAACAATAACATGGCATTGTAAACTGAAATAGGGATTTCTAGACAAATTTATCAAAATCTTATTAACAATAACATGGTACTGTAAAATGACCACTACAATCCAGAGGCTTaagctgtcaaggaagggatcAAATGTATATCAGGCCTTAACAACCCCTCACACGCAGTCTGGACCATGCAAGTGAAGGAGAACAATGAAAAGTTTATCAGGCCTTAACAGGTATAAGATGAAAAGTATCAATGAATACCATATATTTCTTTCcttcaaattgaatttattcctCGATTTTCTATCAGGGTAGATGATGTTAAACTATCAGCTGAAGTATCATTTAGTCATTTGCCAAACACGTAAAAACGATAGTAGACACAAATGCTGGAGACTCATAAATCATATGAGTGACCACATATTTGATGCTACGACCAAAAGTCAAACCacccaaaaactaagaaaataagaaGCTATTAGGTTCATTATCAGAAGGAATCACAATACAGCATGCAGATTGATGTTTGTCATAGTAAACTCAACCTACGCaacttttttttgagaaacaatctaagcaaatttattaTAAACCTTCCAGAGGAGGTCTTGCATTTATCCTCAAAACTCTTAAAATTTCAAGGAAATAAAAATTGAAACATCTACCAGCAACTCTCGCTTGCGATCAATCACTAAGTCTGTATTTGGACCATACAATCGGACGGTCAGAGAAACATCATTGCCACTTTCTTCTTTCACAGATACCTTGAGCACTGCAAGAAATACATACCAATTGTCATAAATTGACTGTTGTAGGGAACATGATATGCCATCATTTCAGAATGTGAATATCTCTGTAGCAATAGGAAAGGACAAATGGCCATTGATTGGTGACTATGGAAGCTTGTAAAAGTATTTAGATATGCAGGAATAGATATGGAGCAACCATGCAGCTGCTGTTGCGGCATGCTTCTTTTTGTAGCTAAAACTGCAACATTTGTGCAAGTAGTGGCCTTAATGTGGAAGACATGTTTCCACGTAAATTATAGCATCTGATTGCCAGCTTGCATCAGTACATACTCATGTGCAGGCATATTAATTAGTCATGGTGGATTCATTTGAATGCACCAGTATAATGCTGCTATCCTTTCGCATCCAACCATTTCCTAGATATCCATATCTTATggaattataaattatattagCAAAAAATAAAACCATGAGAATGAAAACTGCAAGCCTATACAAATGCAATTAGCAATAATATGTGATCACTATCTGTAATCTTAATCCTATGATAGCA
This portion of the Phoenix dactylifera cultivar Barhee BC4 chromosome 11, palm_55x_up_171113_PBpolish2nd_filt_p, whole genome shotgun sequence genome encodes:
- the LOC103703311 gene encoding probable ethanolamine kinase; the encoded protein is MGAEEKGWNPVAAMEEEREVGGGAPEERRKEKEKNGVPSIPSSTKEIDISLPLPEMKPLIIDLCKDLFRKWSSLDNSCFSMETVSGGITNLLLKVSVKEESGNDVSLTVRLYGPNTDLVIDRKRELLAIPYLSAAGFGAKLLGIFKNGIIQSFINARTLSPSDMSNPKIAAEIAKQLYKFHQVDIPGSSEAQLWNDVFKFLEKAAVLQFDDNEKQAKYETISFKEICNEIIALKELTDLLNAPVVFAHNDLLSGNLMLNDEEGKLYFIDFEYGSYSYRGYDVANHFNEYAGFDCDYSLYPEKNAQYHFFRNYLRPDRPHEVPDKDLEALYIETNTFRLASHIYWALWALIQAQVSPIDFDYLDYFFLRYNEYKKQKEACFSLAQKYLSGSGIG